A window of Pusillimonas sp. T7-7 contains these coding sequences:
- a CDS encoding SDR family NAD(P)-dependent oxidoreductase, which translates to MKSEQKVAVITGGAQGIGNGIAYRLAREGYAIVIIDRDQQALSNAVSGSPDKCRFTGIQADVSDETSVSDAIAAVDQHFGRLDVLVNSAGILGLVDNKPPAVEATPLDTWQRVIGVNLTGPFLMCRAALPIMRRRNWGRIINVASRAARVRSGDPAYAASKGGLLTFSRYLAGEVAKYGITVNSIAPSRVQTPMTIGIGGDEVLAGKVAETPLGRIGTVEDMAGAVAFLVSDDSSFMTGAILDVNGGSFMQ; encoded by the coding sequence ATGAAGTCAGAGCAAAAAGTAGCGGTTATAACGGGTGGCGCTCAAGGAATAGGGAATGGGATTGCCTACCGCCTTGCACGCGAAGGTTATGCGATTGTCATCATCGATCGAGACCAGCAAGCGTTGAGTAACGCAGTCTCTGGGTCGCCCGACAAATGCCGATTTACCGGCATACAGGCGGATGTATCGGACGAAACTTCGGTAAGCGATGCAATTGCCGCAGTAGATCAACACTTCGGACGTCTGGATGTATTGGTCAATTCCGCTGGAATCCTTGGCTTGGTCGACAATAAGCCGCCTGCTGTCGAAGCAACCCCCCTGGACACTTGGCAACGCGTCATAGGCGTCAACCTGACCGGCCCCTTCCTGATGTGCCGTGCTGCACTACCCATCATGCGCAGACGAAACTGGGGACGAATCATCAACGTTGCATCTCGAGCTGCCCGTGTCCGCTCGGGTGACCCGGCTTATGCCGCATCCAAGGGAGGATTGCTGACATTCTCTCGCTACCTTGCAGGGGAAGTGGCAAAGTACGGAATCACCGTTAATAGTATCGCTCCCTCCCGTGTCCAAACCCCCATGACCATTGGAATTGGCGGTGATGAAGTGCTCGCCGGCAAAGTTGCCGAAACTCCCCTCGGCCGCATTGGCACAGTAGAAGATATGGCCGGCGCAGTCGCATTTCTTGTGTCTGACGACTCTAGCTTCATGACAGGCGCCATCCTGGACGTGAATGGCGGGTCGTTTATGCAGTAG
- a CDS encoding mechanosensitive ion channel family protein, producing MNPQSKKKRQQEAPKPSLGQRLSFSLWPLVSCFFSVLFYIFHTQLHTVLPGVELAILHNIAAITIFYSFSWLMARSFRAFILLQRTGTGTGRRKAPKLLSELVSVTLFTIATMLAIGVLIGKSSGGVLASSGLIIAILGFAIRNVLADVLSGIALGLEAPFRIGDWVAFDAATTGRVIEIGWRTTRVLTADDIYMILPNSQISRQMLTNYSAPRKHYQATIQIVLGHDVPVTQAKTLLKEAAKLAQNNPGMVETQKSIVRATLYGAEGISYTIRYWVSNFAFDMECRDAMLAAIDETLRKHEVSRRGGQVKLVLGQDKVVRGE from the coding sequence ATGAACCCTCAGTCAAAGAAAAAGCGTCAGCAAGAGGCTCCCAAACCCAGCCTGGGACAGCGACTGTCGTTTTCACTGTGGCCGCTGGTAAGCTGCTTCTTCTCGGTGCTGTTCTATATATTCCATACGCAGCTGCACACCGTGCTGCCCGGCGTCGAACTCGCCATCCTGCACAATATCGCCGCGATCACGATTTTCTATTCCTTCAGCTGGCTTATGGCCCGCTCGTTCCGAGCCTTCATCCTGCTCCAACGCACGGGCACTGGCACAGGCCGACGCAAGGCGCCCAAGCTGTTGAGCGAACTGGTTTCAGTCACGCTTTTCACCATTGCCACCATGCTGGCCATCGGCGTGCTCATCGGCAAGTCTTCAGGCGGCGTGCTGGCCAGCTCGGGTCTGATCATCGCCATACTGGGTTTCGCCATTCGCAACGTGCTGGCCGACGTGCTTTCGGGTATCGCTCTTGGGCTCGAAGCGCCGTTCCGCATCGGCGACTGGGTCGCATTCGACGCGGCCACGACAGGCCGGGTCATCGAAATCGGCTGGCGTACCACCCGGGTACTGACGGCGGACGACATCTATATGATTCTGCCCAACAGCCAGATCTCACGCCAGATGCTCACCAATTACAGCGCACCCCGCAAGCACTATCAGGCAACAATACAGATCGTATTGGGACACGACGTGCCGGTTACGCAAGCCAAGACGCTACTGAAGGAAGCCGCCAAGCTCGCACAGAACAATCCGGGTATGGTCGAAACACAGAAGTCCATCGTACGGGCCACGCTTTATGGCGCCGAAGGCATCAGCTACACGATCAGATATTGGGTATCCAATTTCGCCTTTGATATGGAATGCCGCGATGCCATGCTGGCCGCCATCGACGAAACGCTGCGCAAGCACGAAGTATCTCGTCGCGGCGGCCAGGTGAAGCTGGTGCTGGGCCAGGATAAGGTGGTCAGAGGAGAGTAA
- a CDS encoding rhodanese-like domain-containing protein has protein sequence MTNRTIAPDEVQDWLYDGQELAFLDVREHGLYGEGHPLFATPLPYSRLELDIGRLVPRRSVRVVLFDDDESIASKAAQCLAAMGYGKVCIVRGGARGWKEAGYVLFAGVNVPSKTFGELVEHACHTPRISARDLSRLMEGGHKLLVLDGRPFNEYRKMNIPQAMCCPNGELAYRIHELVPDEQTTVVINCAGRTRSIIGAQTLINLGIRNPVFALENGTQGWYLEGLELEHGSTRKYGEVISNEGAQVRSERLARQLDVPYVDAATVLDWQAKDEYSIFLCDVRTDDEFNAATLPGAQHTPGGQLIQATDQYVGVRGAHIVVFDDDGVRAPVVAGWLRQMGHDAYVLKQTLTQAASLQWPVAAASELPSLPGMPAGKVHDLLEQGGCTVVDVRASAAYRAGHIPGAVWAIRPRIAAQLQGCKPPYVFVADDPVVAATAASELSTEACLLEGGVGSWGAVGYPLMATSDVPPDVERIDYLFFVHDRHDGNREAARQYLAWETGLLAQLEPRERESFKPVAVQQRGQ, from the coding sequence ATGACAAATCGGACCATAGCGCCTGATGAGGTCCAGGATTGGCTGTACGACGGACAGGAACTGGCTTTCCTGGATGTGCGCGAACATGGTTTGTACGGAGAAGGCCATCCGCTGTTTGCGACGCCGCTCCCGTACTCCCGTCTCGAGCTAGACATCGGGCGGCTGGTACCGCGCCGGTCAGTGCGAGTGGTGTTGTTCGATGATGACGAATCCATTGCCAGCAAGGCGGCGCAGTGCTTGGCCGCCATGGGCTATGGCAAGGTATGCATTGTTCGAGGTGGCGCTCGCGGCTGGAAGGAGGCAGGCTATGTCTTGTTCGCCGGGGTGAATGTACCGTCCAAGACCTTTGGTGAACTGGTCGAGCACGCTTGCCATACACCGCGCATTTCGGCGCGTGATTTGTCACGCTTGATGGAGGGCGGTCATAAGCTGCTTGTACTGGATGGGCGTCCATTCAATGAGTATCGAAAAATGAATATCCCTCAGGCGATGTGCTGCCCCAATGGTGAGCTGGCTTATCGAATTCACGAGTTGGTTCCTGATGAGCAAACGACAGTCGTCATTAACTGTGCAGGCCGCACGCGCAGCATTATCGGCGCCCAGACGCTCATCAATCTGGGTATCCGCAACCCGGTCTTTGCGCTGGAAAACGGTACGCAAGGATGGTATCTGGAAGGCTTGGAACTTGAGCACGGCAGCACACGCAAGTACGGCGAGGTGATCAGTAACGAAGGCGCTCAGGTCCGCTCGGAGCGATTGGCGCGTCAACTGGATGTGCCCTACGTAGATGCTGCCACGGTCTTGGACTGGCAAGCAAAGGATGAATACTCCATTTTTCTGTGCGATGTGCGAACAGATGATGAATTCAATGCAGCTACGCTGCCGGGTGCTCAGCACACGCCTGGCGGCCAGCTTATCCAGGCCACAGATCAGTACGTTGGTGTACGGGGCGCACATATTGTGGTGTTTGATGATGACGGTGTGCGTGCGCCCGTTGTGGCAGGCTGGCTGCGCCAGATGGGTCATGACGCTTATGTGTTGAAACAAACCCTGACGCAGGCGGCGAGTTTGCAGTGGCCGGTAGCGGCAGCGTCTGAGCTGCCATCGCTTCCTGGCATGCCTGCCGGGAAAGTGCATGACCTTCTTGAGCAAGGGGGTTGCACAGTGGTCGATGTGCGTGCAAGCGCCGCATATCGTGCAGGCCATATCCCGGGTGCGGTGTGGGCCATTCGCCCCCGTATCGCCGCGCAGCTGCAAGGCTGCAAGCCGCCATACGTTTTTGTGGCAGATGACCCCGTGGTTGCCGCAACGGCGGCATCAGAGTTGTCGACAGAGGCGTGCCTGCTGGAAGGAGGCGTCGGTTCCTGGGGTGCGGTCGGATATCCCCTTATGGCAACTTCCGACGTGCCGCCGGATGTCGAACGCATCGACTATTTGTTTTTTGTCCATGATCGACACGATGGCAATCGTGAAGCAGCGCGCCAGTATCTGGCCTGGGAGACCGGGCTGCTCGCCCAGCTTGAGCCGCGTGAGCGCGAGTCGTTCAAGCCGGTGGCGGTGCAACAGAGGGGGCAGTAG
- a CDS encoding glycosyltransferase family 2 protein, translated as MSQQFTSQYPEFYRNDQVELSVVIPLFNELEVLGLMYQKLKAIITPLGISHELLFVDDGSSDGTVEALAKISNNDPAVTVVLLARHFGKESALAAGLAQAGGRAVVTMDGDLQDPPEAIPRMLSAWRHGADVVRMQRQRPAGQSPLKRYASLCLDQVLDAIFDIGMPEDHVDFMLYRQEAVAALGLVAQRKQSMQAMFEWAGFQETVIEYERRPRAAGTPSRDISQILLGSPGQAAPHAYIEAAMRSGMLFGLAMMLASLLYACTAVAGSEAGTFSLLPILSPFSWGGLLFLSSWAGKHIARFFRQSRHPRYAICRLERARTAAIIQQTWV; from the coding sequence ATGAGCCAGCAATTCACAAGCCAATACCCAGAATTCTATCGAAATGACCAGGTGGAATTATCGGTGGTCATCCCTTTATTCAACGAGCTTGAAGTACTTGGGCTGATGTATCAAAAGCTCAAGGCCATAATCACGCCCCTGGGCATAAGCCACGAGTTGCTGTTTGTAGATGATGGAAGCAGCGACGGCACAGTGGAAGCACTGGCAAAAATATCGAATAATGACCCAGCGGTGACGGTCGTATTGCTGGCCCGCCATTTTGGCAAAGAATCAGCTTTGGCCGCCGGCCTGGCCCAAGCCGGCGGCCGGGCTGTTGTAACCATGGACGGTGACCTTCAGGACCCACCCGAGGCGATTCCCCGGATGCTGAGCGCCTGGCGTCACGGCGCCGATGTCGTCCGGATGCAGCGCCAACGACCCGCCGGACAGTCGCCGCTCAAACGGTATGCAAGTTTATGCCTTGATCAAGTTCTGGACGCTATTTTCGATATCGGCATGCCCGAGGATCACGTTGATTTCATGCTGTACCGGCAAGAGGCCGTCGCTGCGCTGGGTTTGGTAGCTCAAAGAAAGCAGTCTATGCAAGCCATGTTTGAATGGGCGGGGTTTCAGGAAACCGTCATCGAATATGAAAGGAGGCCGCGCGCGGCCGGTACGCCCTCGCGGGACATTTCCCAGATTCTTCTGGGCTCTCCAGGCCAGGCCGCCCCACACGCCTATATTGAAGCAGCAATGCGCAGTGGCATGCTCTTTGGCCTGGCCATGATGCTGGCAAGCCTGCTTTATGCATGCACCGCTGTTGCTGGAAGCGAGGCGGGAACATTTTCGCTGCTTCCGATACTATCGCCATTTTCTTGGGGTGGTTTACTATTTCTTTCGAGCTGGGCCGGCAAGCATATTGCCAGATTTTTTCGTCAATCCAGGCATCCCCGCTACGCCATCTGCAGGCTTGAGCGTGCTCGCACGGCAGCGATCATCCAGCAGACTTGGGTGTAA
- a CDS encoding response regulator transcription factor, with product MPLKHAIRMLIVEDHAGLATNLLEFFDNERYILDFASDGLTALHLIATNEYDVIILDVMLPGLSGFEICRRIRNDLHRSTPVIIMTSKDQLRDKEEGFTVGADDYLIKPFNLRELQLRVDALYRRKAGFAKTHGISIPGVHFDPGTFLVRTDNGDELELSGTAARIFEELIKSYPDFLSYAQIQDTVWGEREVDMNTLRTHVYSLRKLLQDTFRYPMIKTIHGRGYRLLTPKKEVK from the coding sequence ATGCCCTTGAAGCACGCCATACGAATGCTGATCGTGGAGGACCACGCCGGGCTGGCCACCAACTTGCTTGAGTTCTTCGACAACGAGCGCTACATACTTGATTTCGCCTCAGATGGCTTGACAGCGCTTCATCTTATTGCCACAAACGAGTACGACGTCATCATCCTGGATGTCATGCTGCCGGGCCTCTCGGGGTTCGAGATATGCCGGCGCATACGCAATGACCTGCACCGTTCAACGCCGGTCATCATCATGACCTCTAAGGATCAGTTGCGCGACAAGGAAGAGGGCTTCACAGTTGGTGCGGATGACTACCTGATCAAACCATTCAATTTACGTGAGCTGCAATTAAGAGTGGATGCGCTTTATAGACGCAAGGCTGGCTTTGCCAAGACACACGGCATCAGCATACCTGGCGTCCATTTTGATCCGGGAACATTTCTGGTACGCACCGATAACGGCGATGAGCTGGAGCTATCGGGTACGGCAGCCAGAATTTTCGAAGAGCTGATCAAGTCCTATCCCGATTTTCTTTCCTATGCTCAAATCCAGGACACTGTGTGGGGAGAACGGGAGGTCGACATGAATACTTTGCGCACGCACGTATATTCGCTGCGCAAACTATTGCAGGACACCTTCAGATATCCAATGATAAAAACAATACATGGACGAGGATACAGGCTGCTGACGCCCAAGAAAGAAGTCAAATGA
- a CDS encoding HAMP domain-containing sensor histidine kinase, which produces MKLKSISRRVYRAILAVSLVSMAAMVMTVLLVNEDLEHTMLDVEFAQERDFILANYTGEDVLIWDTPNLAVVFIPTGKPRPAVMPQIFRGLPNQHSAEIELDGKTYLVAVDTVDTGTLYVAKDITHFENREALFEIALLIMALVIIAFSLLLAVLSSRRIVRPLKLLSDRISRTPVGSSMPRMETDYMDAELHTIAMTFNRFLEELESYVRREQSLLNLASHELRTPIAVMSGALDILESRNQLNPNDQTTLKRIRKACDEMGDNINILLQLARRESSSQVQAVFDMYPVAQQVIHDLKVSHHIGDRVVLNEQSTLTVKADPVMVRMLLRNLVQNAAQHTNNDIQVTITETAIEIEDRGMGLSADQQAILRGERKIASDGSTISGLGLYIVTLMAERLSWQLKIRQTDSNGTIIRLSPGSATHTPGARPPLYSS; this is translated from the coding sequence ATGAAGCTCAAGTCCATCTCCCGCAGAGTCTACCGCGCCATACTGGCAGTCAGCCTGGTCAGCATGGCAGCCATGGTCATGACGGTACTGCTGGTCAACGAAGACCTTGAGCACACAATGCTGGACGTGGAGTTCGCGCAAGAGCGCGACTTCATTCTTGCCAACTATACCGGCGAAGATGTCCTTATATGGGACACCCCTAATCTGGCCGTCGTTTTCATACCCACAGGCAAACCTCGCCCCGCTGTCATGCCGCAGATATTCCGGGGACTGCCCAATCAGCACTCGGCCGAAATCGAACTGGACGGCAAGACCTATCTTGTGGCGGTCGATACGGTCGATACGGGTACGCTCTATGTCGCCAAAGACATCACACACTTTGAGAATAGAGAGGCGCTATTTGAGATTGCCTTGCTTATCATGGCCTTGGTCATTATTGCGTTCAGCCTGTTGCTGGCCGTGCTGAGCAGCCGGCGTATCGTCAGGCCTTTGAAGCTGCTATCAGACAGAATCAGCCGGACGCCGGTGGGGTCAAGTATGCCGCGCATGGAAACCGACTATATGGATGCCGAATTGCACACCATCGCCATGACATTCAATCGTTTTCTTGAAGAGCTTGAGTCCTATGTGCGACGAGAGCAGTCCTTGTTGAACCTGGCCAGCCATGAACTGCGAACACCAATTGCGGTGATGTCGGGTGCGCTGGATATCCTTGAGTCTCGCAATCAACTCAATCCTAACGACCAGACCACGCTGAAGCGCATCCGCAAGGCATGCGACGAAATGGGGGACAATATCAATATTCTGTTGCAACTAGCACGCCGTGAGTCCAGTAGCCAGGTCCAGGCGGTATTCGACATGTACCCAGTAGCGCAACAGGTCATCCATGACTTGAAGGTTAGTCATCACATCGGTGATCGTGTCGTGCTGAATGAACAATCAACACTGACAGTCAAGGCTGACCCCGTGATGGTCCGTATGCTGTTGCGCAACCTTGTACAGAACGCGGCCCAACATACCAATAACGATATTCAAGTAACAATCACAGAGACCGCCATCGAGATTGAAGATCGTGGAATGGGTCTTTCGGCCGATCAGCAAGCCATTTTGCGCGGCGAGCGAAAAATAGCCTCGGATGGATCAACCATCAGCGGTTTGGGTCTTTATATTGTGACGCTCATGGCAGAAAGGCTGAGCTGGCAACTCAAAATCAGGCAAACCGACAGCAATGGCACGATAATCCGCCTGAGTCCTGGCAGCGCCACCCATACACCTGGCGCACGGCCGCCTCTTTATTCAAGCTAA
- a CDS encoding GtrA family protein, translated as MRLPSPSRQAKHCSSRQGPEAGAKSLITQASQFMMAGGLATFLHWSVMGLLMWQGAQPVLATTIGALSGSVFNYLLQFHGPFNGIGNHGTAIPAYVFTVVLGWSVNAALLYGLIHFSPIGLGLAQLCTTAAVAAMNFTLYQRIVFHERIS; from the coding sequence TTGAGACTTCCTTCACCATCCAGGCAGGCCAAGCACTGCTCATCACGTCAAGGCCCCGAAGCTGGCGCCAAATCCCTTATTACGCAAGCATCTCAGTTCATGATGGCAGGCGGACTGGCGACTTTCCTGCACTGGTCGGTTATGGGCCTGCTCATGTGGCAAGGCGCCCAACCCGTATTGGCCACCACCATCGGTGCACTGTCCGGATCCGTCTTCAACTATCTACTTCAATTCCATGGTCCATTCAATGGCATAGGCAATCATGGCACAGCCATCCCCGCCTATGTTTTCACAGTGGTTCTGGGCTGGAGCGTCAACGCTGCCCTGCTCTATGGCCTGATCCACTTCAGCCCTATAGGTCTTGGCCTGGCACAGCTTTGCACCACCGCTGCCGTTGCAGCAATGAACTTCACTCTTTACCAAAGGATCGTGTTCCATGAACGCATTAGTTGA
- a CDS encoding glycosyltransferase family 2 protein, protein MNALVENWRLDADHDSHVELSVVVPLYNEHEVITMMYQRLTTVLSGLAISYELVLVDDGSHDGTPNVINLLAKSDPNVTAVFLSRNFGKEAALTAGIEHAAGAAVIIIDADLQDPPELIPQMLAAWKDGVDVVCMRRRSRAGETWLKRCSAHHFYRLLNAISDVDIPPDAGDFRLLSRKAVYALQQLNERNRYMKGLFAWIGLPTAIIEYDRMPRAAGATKWDYLGLLNLAFQGITSFSTAPLRFAMGSGLLTALFGVLFTLWIVIKALVLGDPVQGYPSLISMITILGGVQLLSIGLLGEYLGKTYYEAKQRPVYLVRDVMRRGKPVQEMATDKGRSSKVKEAYASFK, encoded by the coding sequence ATGAACGCATTAGTTGAAAACTGGCGCCTTGATGCTGATCACGACAGCCACGTTGAACTTTCGGTGGTGGTGCCGCTATACAACGAGCACGAGGTCATCACGATGATGTATCAGCGTTTGACAACAGTGCTATCCGGGCTGGCCATATCTTATGAACTGGTTCTGGTCGATGACGGTAGCCACGACGGCACACCCAATGTCATCAACCTTCTGGCCAAAAGCGACCCAAACGTCACGGCGGTATTTTTAAGCCGAAACTTTGGCAAGGAGGCCGCCCTTACCGCTGGCATCGAGCACGCCGCCGGTGCGGCAGTCATTATTATCGATGCCGACTTGCAGGATCCCCCGGAACTGATTCCCCAGATGCTGGCCGCCTGGAAAGACGGTGTCGATGTCGTGTGCATGCGCCGCAGGTCCCGAGCGGGCGAAACATGGCTCAAGCGCTGCAGCGCCCACCATTTTTACCGCTTGCTTAATGCGATCAGCGACGTGGATATTCCGCCCGATGCTGGCGATTTTCGCTTGCTCAGCCGCAAGGCCGTCTATGCTCTGCAACAACTGAATGAACGCAATCGCTACATGAAGGGGCTGTTTGCCTGGATAGGCCTGCCCACGGCCATCATCGAATATGACCGCATGCCGCGTGCGGCCGGCGCCACCAAATGGGATTATTTAGGCCTGCTTAATCTTGCCTTTCAGGGCATCACCTCCTTTTCGACAGCCCCACTTCGATTCGCCATGGGCAGCGGTCTGTTGACGGCGCTCTTCGGCGTGCTGTTCACCTTGTGGATTGTGATCAAGGCCCTGGTCTTGGGGGATCCGGTGCAAGGCTATCCCTCCTTGATCTCAATGATTACGATTCTTGGCGGCGTCCAGCTTTTATCTATCGGCCTGCTGGGAGAATATCTAGGCAAAACCTATTACGAGGCGAAGCAGCGTCCTGTGTACTTGGTACGCGATGTGATGCGACGAGGGAAACCCGTACAGGAAATGGCGACGGACAAGGGTCGCTCTTCCAAGGTAAAAGAAGCTTATGCATCGTTCAAGTAA
- a CDS encoding glycosyltransferase family 39 protein gives MHRSSKTAWVILATVLLLPLISMSLIPFYDTSEPRYAEIARIMAQSGDWITPWFSPGVPFWGKPPLSFWAQALSMKAFGDTEFAGRFPSWICLLLTNAVLLSGIRVLRGPRIALWAAVIYSTCTLVYISSGAVLTDPFLALGTTLSLVSYAVSVHNKIQSKPGGKLRHDWWPYGFFIGLAIGLLAKGPLAVVLTAAPILTWYALNHKSVSLAASLPWFKGLLLTAALSLPWYILAEIKTPGFLDYFIAGEHFRRFLDPGWTGDLYGTAHKQAYGTIWYYWLQASFPWGVLTLIAALGALRSTRLRSALRSVRQDPWCSYWLASALFAPLFFTFSANILWTYLLPSLAGFSVLAAGFAQHLEERLSHPKVRVLSAAGIVPAVILALSAVAWIKPDLRNTERSLVRYAMQHNGSIPLLYLSTPPFSAQFYSGGRARAIQPNELAQALESKTPFYLAIPKEQQDIVAKILKKTPSVAFTNKRYALVKIPGATQALASAMAKDSP, from the coding sequence ATGCATCGTTCAAGTAAAACCGCGTGGGTCATACTGGCCACCGTATTGCTGCTGCCGCTCATCTCGATGAGCCTCATTCCTTTTTATGATACGAGCGAGCCCCGTTATGCAGAGATAGCACGCATAATGGCGCAATCGGGCGATTGGATAACGCCCTGGTTCAGCCCTGGCGTTCCCTTTTGGGGCAAACCGCCTCTTTCATTCTGGGCCCAGGCTTTATCCATGAAGGCATTTGGCGACACTGAATTCGCCGGAAGATTCCCGTCATGGATATGCCTGCTGCTCACCAATGCGGTGCTCCTTTCGGGAATACGTGTGCTGCGGGGGCCACGCATTGCGCTTTGGGCCGCTGTCATCTACAGCACCTGCACACTGGTCTACATCAGTTCAGGCGCCGTGCTCACCGATCCATTCCTGGCACTGGGCACTACACTGTCATTGGTGTCCTATGCCGTGTCCGTTCACAACAAGATCCAATCGAAACCCGGGGGAAAACTCCGGCATGATTGGTGGCCTTACGGGTTCTTCATCGGCCTGGCGATTGGCTTATTGGCCAAAGGGCCGTTGGCCGTAGTGTTGACAGCCGCACCCATACTGACCTGGTATGCGCTGAACCACAAGAGTGTTTCATTGGCAGCATCCTTGCCATGGTTCAAGGGCCTTCTGCTGACGGCCGCACTAAGCCTACCCTGGTACATATTGGCCGAAATCAAAACACCAGGCTTCCTGGACTACTTCATAGCGGGCGAACACTTTCGTCGATTCCTTGATCCGGGTTGGACTGGCGACCTGTATGGCACTGCTCACAAGCAAGCATACGGAACGATCTGGTATTACTGGCTCCAAGCCTCGTTTCCATGGGGAGTATTGACGCTCATCGCCGCACTTGGCGCACTACGCAGCACGCGCTTGCGTTCGGCCCTGCGGTCAGTCCGCCAAGACCCCTGGTGCAGCTACTGGCTGGCCAGCGCCTTGTTCGCACCGTTGTTTTTCACGTTCTCCGCCAACATACTTTGGACCTATCTACTGCCTTCATTGGCTGGATTCAGCGTGCTTGCAGCGGGTTTTGCCCAGCATCTGGAAGAGCGCTTGAGCCACCCAAAAGTACGGGTGCTATCTGCAGCCGGTATTGTTCCAGCAGTGATTCTGGCGTTGAGCGCAGTCGCCTGGATCAAGCCCGACTTGCGCAACACGGAACGTAGCCTGGTGCGCTATGCCATGCAGCACAACGGATCCATCCCCTTGCTCTATCTTTCTACACCGCCTTTCTCGGCACAGTTCTACTCAGGTGGGCGAGCCCGGGCAATACAGCCCAACGAGCTGGCACAAGCCCTTGAAAGCAAAACGCCTTTCTATTTGGCAATTCCCAAGGAACAGCAAGATATCGTTGCAAAAATACTTAAGAAAACACCAAGCGTGGCGTTCACCAATAAGCGATACGCACTTGTGAAGATTCCAGGGGCTACTCAAGCTTTAGCATCAGCTATGGCTAAAGATTCGCCATAG
- a CDS encoding HpcH/HpaI aldolase/citrate lyase family protein, translating into MRQNTIKALLQANRTVVNAWASIPSSFSAEVIANCGFDAVTVDLQHGMMDYAQMLSMFQAISTTNAIPIGRPSGSNAVEIMRILDAGAYGVICPQVDTADIARSVVAACRYPPMGARSYGPPRGLLYGGADYFTHANDEILVFIMIESKQAVDNLDEILSVPGIDGVFIGPNDLSLSYGGSVDCNPQGEVANIIEMVRKKAVAYGLATGIYCADGDMCQIRIKQGFQLVNPGNDAGILKSAFEAHISKIHG; encoded by the coding sequence ATGAGACAAAACACCATCAAGGCGTTACTTCAAGCCAATAGAACGGTGGTCAATGCCTGGGCATCTATCCCCTCTTCGTTCAGTGCCGAGGTTATAGCGAATTGTGGGTTTGATGCGGTAACCGTCGATCTGCAACATGGCATGATGGATTATGCGCAAATGCTGTCGATGTTCCAGGCTATTTCCACCACAAACGCCATACCGATCGGGCGGCCCAGTGGATCAAATGCGGTAGAGATCATGCGCATACTGGATGCGGGCGCTTATGGGGTGATTTGTCCTCAAGTTGACACCGCAGACATTGCCCGGTCGGTTGTCGCTGCATGCCGGTATCCACCGATGGGGGCACGGTCCTATGGACCGCCCAGGGGCTTGCTGTATGGCGGGGCCGACTATTTCACTCACGCCAATGACGAGATACTTGTTTTCATCATGATCGAGTCCAAGCAGGCCGTTGATAATTTGGACGAAATACTGAGTGTCCCGGGCATTGATGGCGTTTTTATTGGTCCTAACGATTTGAGTTTGAGTTATGGCGGTAGTGTTGACTGCAATCCCCAAGGGGAGGTTGCGAACATTATCGAAATGGTTCGTAAAAAGGCGGTGGCGTATGGTCTTGCGACAGGGATTTATTGCGCTGATGGAGATATGTGCCAGATACGCATTAAGCAAGGATTCCAGTTGGTGAATCCAGGGAATGATGCGGGAATACTCAAAAGTGCGTTCGAAGCTCACATAAGCAAGATACACGGATAG